In Salvelinus sp. IW2-2015 linkage group LG23, ASM291031v2, whole genome shotgun sequence, a genomic segment contains:
- the LOC111951201 gene encoding vacuolar protein sorting-associated protein 51 homolog, translating to MDGDICATATATTPPDSDPTRKRRVHGMLKLYYGLNEEGKTVDQAESMNPCDIBGTHFDPEVYLNKLRRECSLGELMDQESCMVKQIRSLDSDMQTLVYENYNKFISATDTIRKMKNDFKKMEDEMDCLSTNMAAITEFSAHISGTLQDQHAQITKLSGVHTLLRKLQFLFELPARLNKCLELQAYSQAVSSHRRARCVLQQYSHMPSFRGIQDDCNAIMDKLAQELRQKFRDGGSSAKDLSECVELLLQLDEPAEELCDKFLIHAQSRLEANLRGLEAELRPPLSSGPTSVIDPSIGPARRLSAAPTAGSPTDPTFPGNPFLSPSSRTDILEFIDRGCNEFVSSLCLAIASYQELFVNRPQEGNLASKNIPHMAIGKLHAFVDALATCYFSLVERRIQEEKSVGDNSLLVRALDRFHRRLQAVAKLLPGSAVPSQGTEIVVRAARERIKQYLAALQSFYLDSLRDVRQALAAPRLGGSSAGGGSHLAGPATGKDAPASLPELLSSLSASILNQIKSVLASVHLFTAKDINFSNKPYFKGEFCSQGVRESLVVNFIKFVCQSSRQFCESAGDRGGSTPPALLLLLSRLCLNYETSTITYILTLTDEQFLVQHRSPVTAVAALCGEAREAAQKLLNHYVKVQGLIISQMLRKSVETRDWVNTIEPRNVRAVMKRVVEDTTSIDVQVGLLYEEGVRKAHSSDSSKRTFSVYSGSRQQTRYAPSYTPSAAMDTNLLSNIQKLFSERIDIFSPVEFNKVSVLTGIIKISLKTFLECVRLRTFGRYGLQQIQVDCNYLQMYLWRFVSDENLVHFLLDEIVGSTAHRCLDPAPMEQSVIEVICERG from the exons ATGGACGGGGATATTTGTGCTACCGCTACGGCCACCACACCACCTGACTCCGACCCAACGCGGAAGCGCCGAGTGCACGGTATGTTGAAGCTCTATTATGGGTTGAACGAGGAAGGAAAGACCGTGGATCAAGCAGAGTCGATGAATCCTTGCGATATARACGGCACGCATTTCGATCCTGAGGTTTATCTCAATAAG CTTAGGAGAGAATGTTCCCTTGGAGAGCTGATGGACCAGGAGAGCTGCATGGTGAAGCAGATCCGCTCCTTGGACAGTGACATGCAGACATTGGTGTATGAGAACTACAACAAGTTCATCTCTGCCACAG ACACAATCAGAAAAATGAAGAATGATTTTAAGAAGATGGAGGACGAAATGGACTGTCTCTCTACTAACATGGCTGCTATCACAGAGTTCAGTGCACACATCAGTGGGACTCTTCAGGACCAGCATGCACAGATAACCAAACTGTCAG GAGTCCACACTCTCCTTCGAAAGCTGCAGTTCCTGTTTGAGCTGCCTGCCAGGCTGAATAAGTGTCTGGAGCTGCAGGCTTATTCCCAGGCGGTGAGCTCCCATCGTCGTGCCCGCTGCGTGCTGCAGCAGTACAGCCACATGCCCTCCTTCAGGGGCATCCAGGATGACTGTAATGCCATCATGGACAAGCTGGCACAGGAGCTTAGGCAGAAGTTCAG AGATGGAGGTTCGAGTGCGAAGGACCTTTCAGAGTGTGTGGAGCTTCTGCTGCAGCTGGATGAGCCAGCAGAGGAACTGTGTGACAAGTTCCTGATCCACGCCCAGTCACGACTGGAAGCAAACCTCCGAGGACTGGAGGCGGAGCTAAGACCACCATTGTCCTCTGGACCCACATCAGTGATAGATCCCTCCATTGGCCCTGCCCGCAGACTGTCAGCTGCACCCACTGCTGGATCTCCCACTGACCCCACCTTTCCAGGcaatcccttcctctctcccagcTCAAGGACTGATATTCTGGAATTCATAGACAGAGGTTGCAATGAATTCGTCAGCAGCCTTTGCTTGGCCATTGCCTCGTACCAAGAGTTGTTTGTCAACCGTCCGCAAGAGGGTAATCTGGCCTCCAAAAACATCCCCCATATGGCTATTGGCAAGCTGCATGCTTTCGTGGATGCCCTGGCCACCTGCTACTTCTCgctggtggagaggaggataCAGGAGGAGAAAAGTGTTGGAGACAACTCTCTTCTGGTCCGGGCTCTGGACCGTTTCCACCGCAGGCTCCAGGCCGTAGCCAAACTGCTGCCTGGGTCTGCTGTGCCCAGCCAAGGGACTGAGATCGTGGTGCGAGCAGCCAGGGAGAGGATCAAGCAGTACCTGGCAGCCCTGCAGAGCTTCTACCTGGACAGCCTGAGAGACGTGAGGCAGGCCCTAGCAGCCCCTCGGCTGGGTGGAAGCTCAGCTGGAGGTGGCTCTCATCTGGCGGGACCAGCCACTGGGAAAGATGCTCCCGCCAGCCTGCcagagctcctctcctctctgtctgcctccatTCTCAATCAGATCAAGTCAGTGCTGGCATCAGTGCACCTCTTCACCGCAAAGGACATCAACTTCTCCAATAAGCCTTACTTCAAG GGGGAGTTTTGCAGCCAGGGTGTGCGTGAGAGCCTTGTGGTTAACTTCATTAAGTTTGTGTGCCAGTCCTCACGTCAGTTCTGTGAGAGTGCGGGAGACAGGGGCGGCTCTACACCCCCTGCCCTCCTACTGCTGCTGTCACGCCTCTGCCTGAACTATGAAACCTCCACCATCACCTATATCCTCACCCTCACAGACGAGCAGTTCCTCGTGCAG CATCGCTCTCCTGTAACTGCAGTCGCAGCTTTATGTGGAGAGGCCAGAGAGGCAGCACAGAAGCTACTRAACCATTATGTTAAg GTTCAGGGCCTGATCATATCCCAGATGCTGAGAAAGAGTGTGGAGACACGAGACTGGGTCAACACTATCGAGCCACGGAACGTCCGTGCTGTGATGAAAAGAGTGGTGGAGGACACCACCTCTATTGATGTGCAG GTGGGTCTTCTCTATGAGGAGGGGGTGAGGAAAGCCCACAGCAGTGACTCCAGCAAAAGGACCTTCTCTGTCTACAGCGGCTCTAGGCAGCAAACCCGCTACGCCCCCAGCTACACACCCAG TGCTGCTATGGATACCAATCTCCTGAGTAATATACAAAAGCTMTTTTCTGAGCGGATCGACATCTTCAGTCCTGTGGAGTTTAACAAG GTCTCTGTGTTGACAGGAATCATAAAGATCAGTCTGAAGACGTTCCTGGAGTGTGTCCGCTTGCGTACCTTTGGTCGTTACGGCCTGCAGCAGATCCAGGTTGACTGCAACTACTTGCAGATGTATCTGTGGCGCTTCGTCTCCGATGAAAACCTGGTCCACTTCCTACTTGACGAGATTGTGGGCAGCACTGCCCACCGCTGCCTGGACCCCGCTCCCATGGAGCAGAGCGTGATTGAGGTCATCTGTGAGAGAGGTTAA
- the LOC111951137 gene encoding FERM domain-containing protein 8, whose translation MEVDECGGFPPEPSEGSSQRGSVASSVTRAQDVLVYLVGDSAVHLCVEGVACVSVQELGRSVREALHIPDSAMDAFAFWLSSPLLELQLKPKHQPYKLCRQWQDLLYRFTEASEEDISQDEPCLQYRRNVFHPKSKELQIDDEGVLRLLYDEARVNILAGRFPCDPETWTSLGALSFAMELGVGLDDQKATAALREKKLISFLPAHVSGGGGGLFSTLRGKGGRQAGLEHNLLEEYRKISTLGSTPPEPTQHLRQYLSTCHSLPYYGCAFFSGEIDKPAQGILHRAGRKAVNVGISLEGVYVMDIKEKHVLLGLRFSELSWDHSYPEGEGDSHILWLEFDGEEAGTPVNKLLKIYSKQAELMSGLIEFCVELQSAAEGGAATETDSDVSLSHQPAGQAGNSDRGRGGRRGKLRRQSSVVCSRVHTLNTISYVDNGKEIKRLKPKRAASFFTRQAQPPTYSSVQVEQG comes from the exons ATGGAAGTAGATGAGTGTGGGGGGTTTCCTCCAGAACCATCGGAGGGGAGCTCACAGAGAGGAAGTGTGGCATCCTCTGTCACCCGCG CTCAAGATGTGCTTGTGTACCTGGTGGGTGACAGTGCGGTACACTTGTGTGTGGAGGGTGTTGCCTGTGTGAGTGTCCAGGAGCTAGGCCGCAGTGTCCGGGAGGCTCTCCACATTCCTGATTCTGCAATGGATGCCTTTGCCTTCTGGCTCAGCTCTCCTCTGCTCG aACTGCAGTTAAAGCCGAAGCATCAGCCTTACAAACTGTGCCGCCAGTGGCAGGACCTGCTGTATCGCTTCACTGAGGCCTCAGAGGAGGACATATCTCAAG ATGAGCCATGCTTGCAGTACAGAAGGAATGTGTTTCATCCCAAGTCTAAAGAGCTGCAG ATTGATGACGAGGGGGTGTTGAGACTACTTTACGACGAGGCACGGGTTAACATCCTCGCTGGCCGCTTCCCCTGTGACCCTGAAACCTGGACGAGTTTGGGAGCACTGTCTTTTGCTATGGAACTGGGAGTAGGTCTGGATGACCAGAAAGCCACTGCTGCTTTAAG AGAGAAGAAGCTRATATCCTTCCTGCCTGCACATGTATCAGGGGGAGGTGGAGGGCTGTTTTCTACCTTGAGGGGRAAAGGGGGCCGTCAGGCAGGGCTGGAGCACAACCTGTTGGAGGAGTATCGTAAGATCAGCACCTTAGGCAGCACCCCCCCAGAGCCCACTCAGCATCTACGCCAGTACCTCAGCACATGCCACTCTCTGCCTTACTATGG GTGTGCTTTCTTCTCGGGGGAGATTGACAAGCCAGCTCAGGGGATTCTTCATAGAGCAGGACGGAAAGCTGTCAATGTGGGGATTAGTCTGGAGGGGGTGTATGTAATGGACATCAAAGAGAAG CATGTTCTCCTGGGACTGCGTTTCAGTGAGTTGTCTTGGGACCACAGCTACCCCGAGGGGGAAGGTGACTCGCACATCCTGTGGCTTGAATTCGATGGGGAGGAGGCCGGCACCCCTGTCAATAAGTTACTGAAGATCTATTCAAAACAA GCAGAGCTTATGAGCGGCCTTATTGAGTTCTGTGTGGAGCTACAGTCTGCAGCCGAAGGAGGGGCGGCGACGGAAACGGACAGTGATGTCAGTCTATCCCATCAGCCTGCTGGACAGGCAGGGAACAGTGACAGAGGAAGGGGCGGTCGGCGAGGGAAACTGCGCAGGCAGAGCAGTGTGGTGTGCAGTCGGGTCCATACACTGAACACCATCAGCTACGTGGACAACG GTAAAGAAATCAAACGCTTGAAGCCAAAGAGAGCTGCTTCCTTTTTCACCAGGCAGGCACAGCCACCCACATACTCATCAGTACAGGTGGAGCAAGGTTGA
- the LOC111950707 gene encoding zinc finger protein-like 1, producing the protein MGLCKCPKRKVTNLFCFEHRVNVCEHCLVSNHNKCIVQSYLQWLQDSDYSPNCQLCNNPLISQDTVRLVCYDVFHWACLHDLAARLPLHTAPAGYQCPSCQGPVFPPSNLASPIADMLREQLSLVNWARAGLGLPLIEEPVEAIQDSTQDVTDYXDWSTFDASALETTEAYPTHPYTPSPAPTLVPPPVQEDHGNLHNNGGMVAQEQHSGVNMITATTSDTITLHTASTPRKVYDTRDSGPSSGYSSGHSSVTQIDFDDDKYRRRPALSWFAQILKNRTGSKRTGLSWKQRVFMLLLVGVLGFFTLIIIMAKLGRASADSDPNLDPLLNPNIRVGKN; encoded by the exons TGTATAGTGCAGTCCTACCTCCAGTGGCTTCAGGATAGTGACTACAGCCCTAACTGTCAACTGTGTAATAACCCACTGATCTCCCAGGATACTGTCAGATTGGTCTGCTATG ATGTATTCCACTGGGCCTGTCTTCATGACCTGGCAGCCCGGTTGCCCCTACACACTGCTCCTGCGGGATACCAGTGCCCCAGCTGCCAGGGTCCAGTGTTTCCCCCCTCCAACCTGGCCAGCCCAATAGCTGACATGCTGAGGGAACAGCTCTCCTTAGTCAACTGGGCAAGAGCTGGACTAGGCCTACCTCTG ATTGAAGAACCTGTAGAAGCTATTCAAGACAGCACACAGGATGTCACTGATTATRCTGACTGGTCCACATTTGATG CCTCAGCATTGGAGACCACTGAAGCTTACCCCACCCACCCCTACACCCCCAGCCCGGCCCCTACTCTAGTTCCACCTCCAGTACAGGAAGATCATGGAAATCTCCACAACAATGGGGGGATGGTAGCACAAGAACAACACTCTGGGGTCAACATGATCACTGCAACCACTAGTGACACAATCACCCTACACACAG CATCAACCCCAAGGAAAGTCTATGACACACGGGACTCTGGTCCCAGCTCTGGTTACAGCTCTGGACACAGCTCTGTGACACAGATTGACTTTGACGACGACAAGTACCGGCGACGACCAGCACTCAGCTGGTTTGCACAGATTCTCAA AAACCGGACGGGTTCAAAGAGGACAGGCTTGTCCTGGAAGCAGAGGGTCTTCATGCTCCTTCTGGTTGGAGTGCTGGGATTCTTTACCTTGATTATCATTATGGCTAAACTGGGCCGTGCTTCAGCTGACTCCGACCCCAACTTAGACCCCCTACTAAACCCCAACATCCGAGTGGGCAAAAACTGA